The following coding sequences lie in one Flavobacteriales bacterium genomic window:
- a CDS encoding gliding motility-associated C-terminal domain-containing protein: MKHLYVVLVFLLFTFSYNSALAQSDNCSAATVLSVTANCSSPTAGSTAGFTQNIAGCVGNADDDGWYQFVATATSHQINVVPSAGYDPVVQLFSGACATLATISCMDATFTGQTETINATGLTIGATYRIRVYHYGAGSGSNTFTICVTNPPPAPANDLCSGAINLLVNTVCSNTAGTTVGATQSLLGCAGTADDDVWYSFTAVNTTATITVDPSVTMDAVLQLYSGTCASPTSIQCMDNGFTDGNEVINAVGLTPGSTYFIRVYDYYSGGGGTFNICVTGPSASAIPTNDEPCNAIALPNPNSSCNFLQFSTVGATASMGAPTPASCVGGSAPQQGGFAAGTKDVWFSVVIPANGQITITTQPGYGINDGVMALYSGACGALTQVACSDDHNYPGSANDLKPYINATGLTPGATYYIRYWGYGTSAGNFGLCVSSASNDFCASSLYICDLNGYSASTSAAYTPDRPCNMYGNNEDTIIGANQPDGVNTGGIFGQAGPWGTGAPLFDVNINNNSWIKFTASNTTAILNVAIGNCWVGNYPSGGIQMQIFASNGSCCNFVPVSDFKENSTGFTITANNLTIGNDYYLMVDGYAGDICSYTISANAGVQFPNITTTKPSLCFGDSTVLVGPVGASSYEWLPSGETTPNITVAPSTTTTYTLIVSGVCGAKQTLTQTIVVNPLPTVQINSSNPISVCNGSSVNLTASGASTYVWNTGATSTTIAVQPTVDSTFTVIGTTAAGCKDTTAALVQVLTKPTATISALNGDSVCIGNSTTLSASGGGTYLWDNSSTLDSLVVSPTVNTTYSVIVDVAGCKDTASIPITVNSLPIIGFSGDSVVCLGETTTIFASGGNSYNWNNGVANDSIVITPLADSTYSVTVTDAKNCVNNASINVQVNNLPIPIISGSSLICNGSSTTLTASGGTSYSWNNGASTPSISVSPAADSTYLVTVTDGNNCSDTTSTTVQVVSNPSGVITSSNGTNFLCAGNSFTLTVSGGGTYIWNTGSTLDSLVVSPSADSTYSVIVDVGGCKDTAYFAVTVNSLPTVSFSGNNTICNGQTTTLTASGGTSYSWNTGSTNDSIVVSPTADSTYSVSVTDANSCSNTGNITVTVNPLPIPSISGTSMICSGTSTTLTASGGTSYSWNNGASTPTITVSPAADSTYLVTVTDGNNCSDTTSTTVQVVSNPSGVITSSNGTNFLCSGNSFTLTATGGGTYLWNTGSTLDSLVVSPAADSTYDVIVDVGGCKDTVYFAVTVNSLPTVVITGNATICNGQTTTLTASGGTSYLWNNSSTNDSIVVSPTSTTTYNVTVTDANSCSNTSSQVVTVNALPIVAISGASSVCNGQSTILTASGGSTYVWSNAQTTPTVNVSPTVNSTNYQVVATGSNGCKDSTQHVVNVIPKPVAAISGNSSVCFGNVLALTASGGTSYLWDTGDTIANINVAPTDTITYTVIVSANGCSDTTNTTVNVIPLPTINAYSDTTIILGQSAVISASSATPFTWSPNEAISCTNCPSPTVNPTETTTYCVATTKNGCPNTSCVTVTVDNICGDLFVPNAFSPNGDGSNDCVMVYSNCLQEVLFRIYSRWGVMLFESDKIDGCWDGTYNGSEMNTGVYVFTVKAKLINGDDAELKGNVTLFR; encoded by the coding sequence ATGAAACATTTATACGTTGTATTAGTTTTTTTGCTTTTTACCTTTTCTTACAATAGTGCCTTAGCTCAATCTGATAATTGTTCTGCAGCAACAGTACTTTCCGTTACTGCTAATTGTTCAAGCCCTACCGCTGGTTCTACTGCTGGATTTACTCAAAATATTGCAGGTTGTGTTGGTAATGCTGATGATGATGGTTGGTATCAGTTTGTTGCAACAGCGACAAGTCATCAAATTAATGTTGTTCCAAGTGCAGGTTATGATCCTGTTGTACAATTGTTTTCGGGTGCTTGTGCAACATTAGCAACTATCTCTTGTATGGATGCAACATTTACAGGTCAAACGGAAACCATCAATGCTACAGGGTTAACTATTGGTGCAACATATCGAATTAGAGTTTATCATTATGGAGCTGGTTCAGGTTCAAATACTTTTACCATTTGTGTTACTAATCCACCTCCAGCACCTGCAAACGATTTATGTAGTGGAGCAATAAATTTATTAGTTAATACCGTTTGCTCTAATACGGCAGGAACAACAGTTGGTGCAACTCAATCTCTTTTAGGTTGTGCAGGAACAGCTGATGATGATGTTTGGTATAGTTTTACTGCTGTTAATACTACAGCCACAATTACTGTTGATCCTTCTGTTACTATGGATGCTGTGTTGCAATTGTATTCAGGTACTTGCGCCTCTCCAACATCAATACAATGTATGGATAATGGTTTTACAGATGGAAATGAAGTAATTAATGCTGTCGGTTTAACTCCTGGTTCTACTTATTTTATTAGAGTTTATGATTATTATAGTGGAGGAGGAGGTACATTTAATATTTGTGTTACCGGTCCATCTGCTTCTGCTATACCTACTAATGACGAACCTTGTAATGCTATAGCTTTACCAAATCCGAATTCAAGCTGTAATTTTTTACAATTCTCAACAGTAGGTGCTACGGCATCTATGGGAGCACCAACTCCTGCTTCATGTGTTGGAGGTTCAGCTCCACAACAGGGTGGTTTTGCAGCTGGGACTAAAGATGTTTGGTTTAGTGTAGTGATTCCTGCAAACGGACAAATAACTATAACTACACAACCGGGTTATGGTATTAATGATGGTGTAATGGCTTTGTATAGTGGTGCTTGTGGAGCATTAACTCAAGTAGCATGTTCTGACGATCATAACTATCCGGGTTCGGCAAACGATTTAAAACCGTATATCAATGCTACAGGATTAACACCAGGGGCAACCTATTATATTCGTTATTGGGGTTATGGAACAAGTGCTGGTAATTTTGGGTTATGCGTTTCTTCAGCATCCAATGATTTCTGTGCTTCATCATTATACATTTGCGATTTGAATGGTTATAGCGCATCAACAAGTGCAGCTTATACGCCAGACAGACCTTGTAACATGTATGGAAACAATGAAGACACTATAATAGGTGCTAATCAACCTGACGGTGTTAATACTGGTGGTATTTTTGGTCAGGCAGGACCTTGGGGTACTGGAGCTCCATTGTTTGATGTTAATATCAATAATAATTCTTGGATAAAGTTTACAGCATCAAATACAACAGCTATTTTAAATGTTGCAATAGGTAATTGTTGGGTAGGAAACTATCCATCTGGAGGTATACAAATGCAAATTTTTGCCTCTAATGGAAGCTGTTGTAATTTTGTTCCTGTTTCAGATTTTAAAGAAAACTCTACTGGGTTTACAATAACAGCTAACAACCTTACTATTGGAAATGATTATTACCTAATGGTTGATGGTTATGCCGGTGATATTTGTAGTTATACCATTTCGGCAAATGCTGGAGTTCAGTTTCCAAATATTACAACCACCAAACCCTCACTTTGTTTCGGAGATAGTACTGTTTTAGTTGGTCCTGTTGGAGCATCTTCTTATGAATGGTTGCCTTCTGGCGAAACAACTCCAAATATTACTGTTGCACCATCTACAACAACTACATATACACTTATAGTAAGTGGCGTTTGTGGAGCAAAACAAACATTAACTCAAACCATTGTGGTAAATCCTTTACCTACTGTTCAAATCAATTCTTCGAACCCTATTAGTGTTTGTAATGGTAGCAGTGTAAATTTAACTGCTTCGGGAGCATCAACTTATGTTTGGAATACAGGAGCAACTTCAACAACTATAGCTGTTCAGCCTACTGTCGATTCAACTTTTACAGTAATAGGAACTACAGCTGCTGGATGTAAAGATACTACAGCTGCGTTAGTCCAAGTATTAACAAAACCAACGGCAACAATTTCTGCATTAAATGGAGATTCTGTTTGTATTGGAAACTCGACAACTCTTTCAGCATCGGGAGGCGGAACTTATTTATGGGACAATTCTTCTACATTAGATTCTTTGGTAGTTTCACCAACGGTAAATACTACATATTCTGTTATAGTTGATGTTGCAGGATGTAAGGATACAGCTTCAATTCCAATTACCGTTAATAGCCTTCCAATAATAGGTTTCTCGGGAGATTCTGTTGTTTGTTTAGGAGAAACCACTACTATTTTTGCTTCTGGAGGTAATTCCTATAATTGGAACAATGGAGTGGCTAACGATTCAATTGTAATAACACCTTTAGCTGATTCAACTTATTCTGTTACCGTTACTGATGCAAAAAATTGTGTTAATAATGCAAGTATAAATGTTCAGGTAAATAACTTACCAATACCTATAATTAGTGGTTCATCGTTAATTTGTAACGGAAGTTCAACCACATTAACAGCATCAGGCGGAACTTCTTATTCATGGAATAATGGAGCATCAACTCCTTCCATTTCTGTATCACCAGCCGCAGATTCAACTTATTTGGTTACAGTTACTGATGGAAATAATTGTTCCGACACGACTTCAACTACTGTTCAAGTGGTGAGTAATCCTTCGGGAGTAATTACATCGAGTAACGGAACAAACTTTTTGTGTGCGGGGAATTCATTTACGTTAACAGTATCAGGAGGAGGTACCTATATTTGGAATACGGGGTCAACTTTAGATTCATTAGTGGTATCACCATCAGCTGACTCAACGTATTCAGTAATTGTAGATGTTGGTGGTTGTAAGGATACAGCTTATTTCGCTGTAACTGTAAACTCATTACCAACTGTAAGTTTTAGTGGAAACAATACGATTTGTAATGGTCAAACAACAACATTAACAGCCTCAGGAGGAACTTCTTACTCATGGAATACGGGTAGTACAAACGATTCTATTGTAGTATCCCCAACTGCAGATTCAACTTATTCGGTATCAGTTACTGATGCTAACTCTTGTAGCAATACAGGAAACATAACTGTAACTGTAAATCCTTTACCAATACCTTCAATTTCAGGAACGTCAATGATATGTAGTGGAACATCAACCACATTAACAGCATCAGGTGGTACTTCTTATTCATGGAATAATGGCGCATCAACTCCTACTATTACTGTTTCACCAGCGGCAGATTCAACTTATTTAGTTACAGTTACTGATGGAAATAATTGTTCCGACACGACTTCAACTACTGTTCAAGTGGTGAGTAATCCTTCGGGAGTAATTACATCGAGTAACGGAACAAACTTTTTGTGTTCAGGTAATTCATTTACCTTAACGGCAACTGGTGGGGGAACATATTTATGGAATACTGGTTCAACTTTAGATTCATTAGTGGTTTCGCCAGCAGCTGACTCGACGTATGACGTAATTGTTGATGTTGGAGGCTGTAAGGATACAGTCTATTTTGCAGTTACGGTTAATTCCTTGCCAACTGTTGTTATTACAGGAAATGCTACTATCTGTAATGGTCAAACAACCACATTAACAGCATCAGGAGGAACGTCATATCTTTGGAATAATAGTAGTACAAACGATTCTATTGTTGTTAGTCCAACAAGTACAACAACCTATAATGTAACCGTTACAGATGCTAATAGTTGTAGCAATACTTCGTCTCAAGTTGTTACAGTTAATGCTTTACCAATTGTAGCGATATCTGGAGCATCATCAGTTTGTAACGGACAATCAACTATTTTAACCGCATCAGGAGGAAGTACATATGTTTGGAGCAATGCTCAAACTACTCCTACTGTTAATGTTTCTCCAACTGTAAATTCAACCAATTATCAGGTTGTAGCCACTGGTTCTAATGGATGTAAAGATTCTACTCAACATGTGGTAAATGTTATTCCAAAACCGGTTGCTGCTATAAGTGGTAATTCTAGCGTATGTTTTGGTAATGTACTTGCTTTAACAGCATCAGGCGGAACATCTTATTTGTGGGATACTGGAGATACTATTGCAAATATTAATGTTGCTCCAACAGATACAATTACCTATACTGTTATTGTTTCAGCAAATGGTTGTTCTGATACAACAAATACAACTGTTAATGTAATACCGTTACCAACAATAAATGCTTATTCTGACACAACAATTATATTAGGCCAAAGTGCTGTAATTTCAGCATCTTCAGCAACACCATTTACATGGTCGCCTAACGAAGCTATTTCGTGTACAAATTGCCCTTCACCTACAGTAAATCCCACAGAAACAACTACTTATTGTGTTGCTACAACTAAAAATGGTTGCCCGAATACTTCGTGTGTAACTGTTACTGTTGATAATATTTGTGGAGATTTATTTGTACCTAATGCATTTTCACCAAATGGTGATGGTAGCAATGATTGCGTAATGGTTTACAGCAACTGTTTGCAAGAAGTCTTGTTTAGAATCTACTCACGATGGGGAGTTATGTTATTTGAGTCTGATAAAATTGATGGCTGTTGGGATGGAACTTACAATGGTTCAGAAATGAATACCGGCGTATATGTATTTACAGTAAAAGCAAAACTAATAAATGGTGATGATGCTGAATTAAAAGGTAATGTAACACTATTTAGATAA
- a CDS encoding gliding motility-associated C-terminal domain-containing protein, whose amino-acid sequence MKTITKLVLTVALILPFSKNYAQCTLNLFASPDTVVCGGCVTLSAYGNMDGNIAFQENFNSGSPIGWQFTQTVTIGNNTCGVPSPDGTDFMWMGDASVNPRDMTTVGFDLTLGGTVCFEMRYSIQGDASPCEGPDEPDEGVYLQYSTNGGTNWTNINYWDPNGGNDPGLTSWNQYCFAIPSGAMTANTMIRWHQDAVSGAVYDHWGIDNVIITLNDPNSSISWLHDSYTYPLGSSGGVNPTQICLSNDSTFTAQITNGVNTCTQTITVGVKNPVVTVSAAPDTSICPGECVQIVGESKVVISPASTPTYTNAQTSIVTSGSADMNINVTGLNQTSLTSSSITEVCLTGFNFSGTQICTTFGGCNCNGTPIAFGATCNLNISSFDVILTTPNGCQITLVPAGVATGTNYTNVCFVPSGGGNITGGGFPTSGNWNPSQPFSNLNGCTPNGVWNLEVNAPGGLGFGVGTLQGWSISFDDPEISYPASFSWNPTTNMTNSNTLNPTVCPTSNTTYTITASDSNNCVIATDNVTINMSPSCCSFDVAAVTTSPSCANNDGGIDITVSNGSGNYSFDWGGGIVSEDLVGIGSGTYTVTITDITQGCSKDTIIVLSPSGNAPFIDSVTVVHTSCGNVNGTITISVSGGTGSLLYSIDNDVTTQSGNQFLGLISGAYDVVVTDSLGCKANQQVMINPSTALIIDSIIFVNPSCGVNNGSISIFSSGGNGTLTYSINNGSTFQLSNSFNGLASGNYTIVVKDASNCQTNQIVAISAAGAPVISNVSTTNPTCNNNNGVVVVSASGGVGSLSYSIDNGATFQSSSTFSGLNDGAYTIVVKDSLNCQTTQVINLIDAGYPSITSINSIQPSCGNSNGSITINVSGGTGMISYSINNGTTSQSGNSFTGLASATYDIVVTDSVGCLATQQVVLIMANAPTISNVSVVDENCSSVDGQITVTASGNGTLTYSIDNGTTTQVGNSFLGLSTGTYDLVVIDNNGCSTSQQVVVGQINAVNASFVVSPTSGLAPLEVTFSNQSTGATSYQWIFGDGNSSILTNPSNTYNTYGDFVATLIATDGFGCFDTARVVIVVSDQYSILIPNVFTPNGDNKNDNFLIKTTFIEELNVLIYNRWGLKMYEITSPSDFWDGGDATDGTYFFILKAKSFDGVVIEKTGTVTLLH is encoded by the coding sequence TTGAAAACAATAACTAAACTAGTATTAACTGTAGCTTTAATTTTACCATTTTCGAAAAATTATGCACAATGTACTTTAAACTTATTTGCAAGTCCTGATACAGTTGTTTGTGGAGGATGTGTAACACTTTCTGCTTATGGTAACATGGATGGTAATATTGCTTTCCAAGAAAATTTTAATAGCGGGTCACCTATAGGTTGGCAGTTTACACAAACTGTAACAATAGGTAATAATACTTGTGGAGTGCCATCACCAGATGGAACTGATTTTATGTGGATGGGAGATGCTTCGGTTAACCCAAGAGATATGACTACAGTTGGATTTGACTTGACTTTAGGCGGTACAGTTTGTTTTGAAATGCGTTATTCGATACAAGGAGATGCTTCGCCATGTGAAGGTCCTGATGAGCCAGATGAAGGTGTTTATTTGCAATATTCTACAAACGGAGGAACCAATTGGACGAATATCAATTATTGGGATCCAAATGGAGGTAATGATCCTGGGCTAACATCGTGGAATCAATATTGCTTTGCTATACCATCTGGTGCAATGACTGCAAATACCATGATAAGATGGCACCAGGACGCAGTAAGTGGTGCGGTTTACGATCACTGGGGTATTGATAACGTAATAATTACGTTAAATGACCCAAACTCTAGTATCTCTTGGTTGCACGATTCTTATACGTATCCTTTAGGCTCTAGTGGAGGGGTTAATCCAACTCAAATATGTTTATCTAACGATAGTACTTTTACAGCTCAAATTACTAATGGTGTTAATACTTGTACACAAACTATTACTGTAGGTGTTAAAAATCCAGTTGTAACTGTTTCTGCTGCTCCTGATACTAGTATTTGTCCTGGAGAATGTGTGCAGATAGTAGGGGAGTCAAAAGTTGTTATTAGTCCTGCATCGACACCAACATACACTAATGCTCAAACATCAATTGTTACAAGCGGAAGTGCAGATATGAATATTAATGTTACTGGTTTGAATCAAACAAGTCTGACTTCTTCGTCAATTACAGAGGTATGTTTAACTGGGTTTAATTTTTCTGGAACTCAAATTTGCACCACATTTGGTGGTTGTAATTGTAATGGAACGCCGATTGCTTTTGGTGCGACATGTAATTTAAACATTAGCAGTTTTGATGTTATTTTAACAACGCCAAATGGTTGTCAGATTACTCTTGTTCCCGCAGGTGTGGCAACAGGCACAAATTATACAAATGTTTGTTTTGTTCCTTCTGGAGGAGGCAATATTACTGGAGGAGGGTTTCCAACATCAGGAAACTGGAACCCAAGTCAGCCATTTTCAAACTTAAATGGCTGTACACCAAATGGAGTATGGAATCTTGAAGTTAATGCTCCTGGAGGATTAGGTTTTGGAGTTGGGACTTTGCAGGGTTGGTCCATTTCTTTTGATGATCCTGAAATTAGCTATCCAGCTAGTTTTTCTTGGAATCCAACAACTAATATGACAAATTCAAATACACTTAATCCCACGGTTTGCCCAACTAGTAATACAACTTATACAATAACAGCATCTGATAGTAACAATTGTGTAATAGCTACTGATAATGTTACCATTAATATGAGTCCAAGCTGTTGTAGTTTTGATGTTGCTGCTGTAACCACAAGTCCTTCTTGTGCTAATAATGATGGAGGTATTGATATTACTGTAAGTAATGGCTCTGGTAATTATAGTTTTGATTGGGGAGGAGGAATTGTTTCTGAAGATTTAGTGGGTATAGGTTCTGGTACTTATACTGTTACAATTACTGATATCACACAAGGATGCAGTAAGGATACTATTATTGTATTGTCACCTTCTGGTAATGCTCCTTTTATTGATTCCGTAACTGTAGTTCATACTTCATGTGGAAATGTAAACGGAACTATTACAATTAGTGTTTCAGGAGGAACAGGTAGTTTGTTATATAGTATTGATAATGATGTAACTACACAGTCAGGAAATCAGTTTTTAGGATTAATTTCAGGAGCATATGATGTTGTTGTAACAGATTCGTTGGGTTGTAAAGCAAATCAACAAGTGATGATTAATCCTAGTACAGCATTAATTATTGATAGTATTATATTTGTAAATCCATCTTGTGGAGTAAATAATGGGTCTATCTCAATTTTTTCAAGTGGAGGTAACGGAACATTAACTTATAGCATCAATAATGGTTCAACTTTCCAGTTGAGTAATTCTTTTAATGGCTTGGCTTCAGGAAATTATACTATTGTTGTTAAAGATGCTTCGAATTGCCAAACTAATCAAATTGTAGCTATTTCTGCTGCTGGTGCTCCAGTAATTTCAAATGTTTCAACTACTAACCCAACATGTAATAATAATAACGGTGTTGTCGTAGTTTCAGCAAGTGGAGGAGTAGGTTCTTTATCCTATAGCATTGACAATGGTGCAACTTTCCAATCATCATCAACATTTTCAGGTTTAAATGATGGTGCTTATACTATAGTAGTTAAAGATTCGCTAAATTGCCAAACTACTCAGGTAATTAATCTAATAGATGCAGGTTATCCTTCAATTACTAGTATAAATTCTATTCAACCATCTTGTGGAAACAGTAATGGATCTATAACAATAAATGTTAGTGGTGGAACAGGAATGATATCTTACAGCATTAATAATGGAACTACATCACAATCAGGAAACTCTTTTACAGGATTGGCTAGTGCGACTTATGATATTGTGGTGACAGATTCTGTAGGTTGTTTAGCAACACAGCAAGTAGTATTAATTATGGCAAATGCGCCCACTATAAGTAATGTTTCAGTTGTTGATGAGAACTGTTCTTCTGTTGATGGTCAAATAACCGTAACTGCTTCAGGTAATGGGACGTTAACTTATAGTATTGACAATGGAACGACTACTCAGGTAGGTAATTCATTTTTAGGATTGTCAACAGGCACTTATGATTTAGTTGTGATTGACAATAATGGTTGTTCTACTTCTCAACAAGTTGTAGTTGGACAAATTAATGCGGTTAATGCAAGCTTTGTTGTTAGTCCAACTTCAGGATTAGCACCACTTGAAGTTACTTTTTCAAATCAAAGTACAGGTGCAACTAGTTATCAATGGATTTTTGGAGATGGAAATTCAAGTATATTAACAAATCCATCAAATACATATAACACTTATGGAGATTTTGTTGCAACTTTAATAGCAACAGATGGGTTTGGTTGTTTTGATACTGCAAGGGTAGTTATTGTTGTAAGTGACCAATATTCAATATTAATTCCAAATGTGTTTACACCTAACGGAGATAATAAAAACGATAACTTTTTAATAAAAACAACATTTATAGAAGAATTGAATGTGTTAATTTATAATAGATGGGGTTTAAAAATGTATGAAATAACTTCTCCTTCTGACTTCTGGGATGGGGGCGATGCAACAGATGGAACTTATTTCTTTATACTTAAAGCAAAAAGCTTTGATGGAGTTGTTATTGAAAAAACAGGAACAGTAACTCTTCTGCATTAA
- the rpsA gene encoding 30S ribosomal protein S1, giving the protein MAEKKETAAKAKTATKKTASKPAAAKKTTTAKKVTKKEEAPAKAEEAPKKVVAEVKEVKEVKEAKAPVAKKAASVSVKTSDIKPLADFDWERIGKYEDAYSAKEKADMQAVYDETLKSIAEQEVLMGTVVSKSNREVVVNIGYKSEAVISISEFRYNPDLKAGDKVEVFVVNPEDKNGQLILSHARARALKAWDRVNDVLASQEIIKGYVKCRTKGGLIVDVFGIEAFLPGSQIDVKPIRDYDVYVDKTMEFKVVKINKEFKNIVVSHKALIEAELEQQKSQIISKLEKGQVLEGTVKNITSYGVFIDLGGVDGLVHITDLSWSRINHPEEILELDQKLNVVILDFDDDKKRIALGIKQLQEHPWDKLDAKLSVGDTVKGKVVVVADYGAFIEVIPGVEGLIHVSEITWSNHLKPAQEFFKVGEEVEAQILTLDREERKMSLGVKQLTKDPWEGIEKNYAVGSKHNGKVTNISDFGVFVELEQGVDGLVHISDLSWSKKINHPSELTKVGEKMEVVVLEIDRDNRRLSLGHKQLEENPWDVFETVFTEGSTHEGTITEITAKGLAIISLQYGVEGIATKKNIEKEDGSLAKVDEKLEFKVLEFNKNAKKIVLSHTQLFKETEAEEKSAVPKAKGGKAKADGSTTSKAVKKNNDSMEKSTLGDIDALSALKASLEKGEK; this is encoded by the coding sequence ATGGCAGAAAAAAAAGAAACGGCAGCAAAAGCCAAAACTGCAACTAAAAAAACAGCTAGCAAGCCTGCAGCTGCAAAAAAAACAACCACAGCAAAAAAAGTAACTAAAAAAGAAGAAGCTCCTGCAAAAGCAGAAGAGGCTCCTAAAAAAGTTGTTGCTGAAGTTAAAGAGGTAAAAGAAGTGAAAGAAGCAAAAGCTCCAGTAGCTAAAAAAGCTGCTTCGGTTAGTGTTAAAACTTCTGATATTAAGCCTTTAGCTGATTTTGACTGGGAAAGAATTGGTAAATACGAAGATGCATATAGCGCTAAAGAAAAAGCTGATATGCAAGCTGTTTACGACGAAACCTTAAAATCGATTGCTGAGCAAGAAGTTTTAATGGGAACAGTTGTTTCAAAATCAAACAGAGAAGTAGTAGTTAACATCGGTTACAAATCTGAAGCTGTTATATCAATTTCAGAGTTTAGATATAATCCAGATTTAAAAGCTGGCGATAAAGTAGAAGTATTTGTTGTTAATCCAGAAGATAAAAATGGTCAATTAATTTTATCACACGCTAGAGCAAGAGCTCTTAAAGCTTGGGATAGAGTTAATGATGTATTGGCTTCACAAGAAATTATTAAAGGTTACGTTAAATGTAGAACTAAAGGTGGTTTAATTGTAGATGTATTCGGTATCGAAGCATTTTTACCAGGTTCTCAAATTGATGTTAAACCAATTAGAGATTACGATGTGTACGTTGATAAAACAATGGAATTCAAAGTGGTGAAAATCAATAAAGAATTTAAAAACATTGTGGTATCTCACAAAGCATTAATCGAAGCTGAATTAGAACAACAAAAATCACAAATCATTTCTAAATTAGAAAAAGGACAAGTATTAGAAGGTACTGTTAAAAACATTACTTCTTACGGTGTGTTTATCGATTTAGGTGGTGTTGATGGTTTAGTTCACATTACAGATTTATCTTGGAGCAGAATTAATCATCCAGAAGAAATTTTAGAATTAGACCAAAAATTAAACGTGGTAATTCTTGATTTTGATGATGATAAAAAACGTATTGCTTTAGGTATTAAACAATTACAAGAACACCCATGGGATAAATTAGATGCTAAATTATCTGTTGGTGATACAGTAAAAGGTAAAGTTGTTGTTGTTGCTGATTATGGTGCGTTTATTGAAGTAATTCCAGGTGTTGAAGGTTTAATCCACGTATCAGAAATTACTTGGAGTAACCATTTAAAACCAGCACAAGAATTCTTTAAAGTAGGAGAAGAAGTTGAAGCTCAAATTTTAACTTTAGATAGAGAAGAAAGAAAAATGAGTTTAGGAGTTAAGCAATTAACTAAAGACCCATGGGAAGGTATTGAGAAAAACTATGCTGTAGGTTCAAAACACAATGGTAAAGTAACTAACATTTCTGATTTTGGAGTATTTGTTGAATTAGAACAAGGTGTTGACGGTTTAGTTCACATCTCTGATTTATCATGGTCTAAAAAAATCAACCACCCATCAGAATTAACCAAAGTTGGTGAAAAAATGGAAGTGGTAGTATTAGAAATTGATAGAGACAACAGAAGATTAAGTTTAGGACACAAACAATTGGAAGAAAATCCATGGGATGTATTCGAAACAGTATTTACTGAAGGTTCAACTCACGAAGGTACAATTACTGAAATTACTGCTAAAGGTTTAGCAATTATTTCACTTCAATACGGAGTAGAAGGTATTGCTACTAAAAAGAATATTGAAAAAGAAGATGGTTCTTTAGCAAAAGTTGATGAGAAATTAGAGTTTAAAGTATTAGAGTTTAACAAAAACGCTAAGAAAATAGTTCTTTCTCACACTCAATTGTTTAAAGAAACAGAAGCTGAAGAAAAATCAGCTGTTCCAAAAGCTAAGGGTGGTAAAGCTAAAGCTGACGGAAGCACCACTTCTAAAGCAGTGAAGAAAAATAATGATTCAATGGAAAAATCTACTTTAGGTGACATTGATGCATTATCAGCTTTAAAAGCAAGTTTAGAGAAAGGAGAAAAATAA